The Rosa rugosa chromosome 1, drRosRugo1.1, whole genome shotgun sequence genomic sequence tgggtgttacttatgcttggtgaggtagtaaatactccatatttattggaggtatgtacaagtccccgaagtccccaagtaagaggagcttcttggttggggagttcaaatcatgaagtcatcaagcataagtaaccgggcggtacggagcccctacaagtccccgaactccgtaagcaagaagggactcgttaacctgcacaacaaagacaagaagacaggcatatgtagaatgctcgctGCATTGGGCAAAAAATGTGAgttgcgtgatacatgttgatgtatacacgcgaatggcgagGACGATCGATTACGACGTACgaactcgagagcgcgtatggtcgtgtgagcatatggattgcatatgataaatgcacGTTGTATGAGCgttgcgaaggtaagcgtttgtttgcttgtcgcttgtattaatggaacgcgaaaagaattcaatttgtcgggagcgacaaatggtagaagaattccatgttccattaatgtgtggtgtgtcgagtagacatgaatgtgaagattgggaatgcctggaaggcgtgagcgggaagctcgaggattgccgggaaggcatgagcgggaagctcgagggggatgagcggaagctcaatgggttgccgggaaggcatgagcgggaagctcgtgagcggaagctcaatggggcgccgggaaggcatgagcgggaagctcgtgagcggaagctcaatggggcgccgagaaggcatgagcgggaagctcgtgagcggaagctcaatggggtgccgggaaggcatgagcgggaagctcgtgagcggaagctcaatggggtgccgggaaggcatgagcgggaagctcgtgagcggaagctcaatggggcgggcccctggtaggccccgctagagagtccccgactccccagccatgtttgttgagggggagctgcacggagcagagggtgttgggaagcgatcccaatctttggtacccaagcgtcggggttaactgccggatcaatggctgccgtaggctgcgttaactagtcccttgctgccggatcaatggctattatgaggcgttgcctgaccgcatggcggttttggtcgtagaccgtggatgtgtacagtatgtatttgcatgaaaaaatgacaaacacatagagcaagcatgtacaagtagtaaagtggccaagaacatgtcgtagacatgcgtaagggtcatggagacatgtatagacatagcaatagctctaattgcaagagcgtaagagataagatgaaGCTACTTATcgtatgccgatttggagcgagttggagttggaatcgatgtaagtacccaaatcatgttggagtttgtgcaagcatgacgctccattgctccggCGAAGTTCCTTGTTAGTAGAAGGATGATGATTTCGCTAATCGGAAAGGTGATCGGTGATTATGTCTCCTTAGCATAAGATACAGTAAGCGATTAGTACTCTTTCCATATAATTAAAttgatgaaatatatatatgccaaAGATATTTAATGTGACATGCGAGAATGTCATAGTGGTGATCATAGTGATATGATTGCTTCACATATATGCATGGTGTTAATGTGCAGACACAGACATTCACGTGACGTTGATATATATATCTCAAGAAATATATGATTTGAGAGGCAAGAAAAGCCTAGCAGATAAGTATATCATGTCATGAGTCATGCTCAACTTATGTGCCCACTGATGATTATATTAATTATGAGATAATATATATAGCTTTGGCAAAGAACACATGTGAACGTAAAGTTGACATGCTAGTACACATGGGAGACTAGCGGTACACATGCCTCTTGTCTAATTGTCAAGCAAGCTGTCATAATGTATGTGTATATACAAATATACATGTGTAAAAGTGAGGAGCGAGTAGGGATGTACTAGGGACAAGCACAGGGGCTTGGTTCATCACCCTTATGCATGTGTATGAGCTAAGAGAAATCATGGTATATATAAATGATATATGGACGAGTACAGGCAAGGCACTCTAATTATGCCTCTGATTGCAGCACGTGAGAGTGCAATTGCATTAATGCATAAAAAGTGTGTACAGAGCATGACTTTGACGTGGCATTGAATTGATTAACCATGCCTCTGTGTACCAACTGCTCTACACGTGAATAACCAGAGAGAGATAAGAAGACTTATCTTGTTGGTATCTCTGCTGCAAGTGGCATGGGTTCGATGGAGAGACCAGTCGTCCAGCGGGTAACTAGAGCAGTGCGGCCAAAGAAGACATCAGtgtgaagagaggaagatggCAGCTAGCGGTTTGGCGGAAGATGGCAGCTAGCGGTGGCGCAGAAAACCGCCGCCGCGGACTGGGCATAGCGGAGGAAGCTCTGCCGGCGGGGATTCTTTGGCAGAAGCTTGATTGGGCGTTGACTGAGCGAGAGAGTAGTCTGACGCTTACAAGAGAGGATGGCCGAGTTGTCctcatgggtgcccagagtataTATATGGCGGTGCCACAAGAAGCAAGGCTCGGTTTTGACGGTGCTTCATGGTATGCTGGGCGGAAACTCagagctcagcggagactcgACGGACCTGGAGTTCAGCGGGGAATGGGCGCTGCCGCTGACGGAGTTCGGCGGAAGACTCTAAGCCCAGCGGAGGCAGCAGTGGGCTGACGCTAGAGTGCCACTGACATTAGCGGTGCTGCTGTTCGAAAGTTCGTCGGAGCTTGTGGCAGCAGCCAGAGCTGGCGGACGACCTGGCCGGCGGTGTGTCTCTTGGCGGACGACTCTCCGGCAGAGGGCTCGGAGCTGCAACCCGGCGGAGTAGGCCAGCAGAGCAGTGGTGATGAAGCTAGTGGAAGCTCGGGGGAGGAGGCGCCGGGCATGCCGGCACTGGGCTGGGCTGGCGGTGACCAGCGGAGCTTTGGCGCGTAGCGGTGAAGGTCAACGGTGACCTTGATGGATATCTAGTGGAGCTTTGTATCCGGCTGACGAAGCCGAGCGGAGAAGTTTCCCGCTGGTGTCCAGACTGCAGTTGGGAGAGTGATATTTAGCGGAGGAAAACCCAGCGGAGGCGCTGGCGGTGTTGGCTGGGGGCACTGTATGTAGCGGAGCATGGTGAGCTGGGCGGTGGTGTGCCGCCAGTGAGCTCGGCGGAGTTTAGGCCGACGGAGAAGGCTTGGCGGAGGTTTCCCGGTGGAACTGGGGTGCAGCGGGAGTTGCTGCAGTGTCGCTGGGCGGAGGAAGCGCCGGAGTTGCAGCTGGCGGAGCTACGAGTTGGGCGGGGCTGCAAGTTGGGCGGCAGGGGAGGCAGGACACAACGCAGCGATGAAGAAGGAAGTGGCAAGGGTGTCCAGAAAAAatgtctgggtgcccagagaaatttTGGCCgcccaaaattttttttttttttttggtggtgccagcgttgaccaagctttgatgggcgttgactgcccccgccgggcgttgaccagcccatacgttggtgttttgagcagtttccgcaagttttgaccacttcttgggcgttgactaactccgctgggcgttgaccacgtgttgaccagcctgcaaggtgcaaatttctgcacactctgctctagttgccgccaagaaacattaattcaaacataaactcaaagaaggaaggaatttcttcaaaCTCCGCtgagcagacttagctcatggTAGGTGAtgaagccattgtgttggcttcccacagacggcgccaatgttaatgctttgatccgtggggatctattTAACGataagtaagagagagagagagttgacacgagatgtatagtggttcgcctccgcatgagcgggagactacgtccacttgaatgttgtactagtgtgtcgagccctgcggcccaacgagattacaagggatgtaatgggatgtcctaattgtgggaggggggcattcctcttatagatgaaggaatgcccttactatacttattcttcgatgtgggataagttttcacataattctagtatagaaagcttagaagcatgtagaaagctatttcgtggtgacatcttggcaagggcgggaaggtggcttcccggtggcggatttgtgacttccggataccgccgcgtagcctgaacatagggctacacgatgcatgtctcggttgggccttgccatgccttgtggatgtcccaaagtgggtgttacttatgcttggtgaggtagtaaatactccatatttattggaggtatgtacaactTATAAGTTACGTAGCAGAAAATGTttgataaaattaaataaagcagCTTATTTCAAAAGTTATAGAAGTTGGTAAAAAACAGCTTTCATAAGCTAAAAGCTAAAACAGCTGCTTAAGATTTTCGATTTAAATTAAGTTATCCCAAACTGGGGCTTAAAAAATCACAAAACCCGAGTAAAAAAAATTGGGTGAGTGTGAGAAATGCGGCAATGGCATCGAAACAGAGCGGAGTAGTAGATAGGGACCGGCGGATGTACCTACTGTTGAAGGATGAAACGTGTTTGTGGTGTGTGATTGAGATCGAGGAGAAAGGAATTCATACCAGAAAATCATGTGTTTGTGGTATGTGATCGTTTTTCCTAAATATCAGTTCTGTTTGTAAATTCAAAAATTAGGGTGTTTTTTGTTGATATGTTGGTTTTTGAGAATCTCATTCTAAATCAAAGCCAATCTAAAcccaaaaaaaatggaagactgGTTAGGATGCAGTTGATGATTTTTTTCGATGAATTTGTGTGGTGCTACTAGGCCTGGGCATTTTAGCCCAAAAGCCCGAAAATCCGAACTGGACTGATCCGGACCGTCAGGTCCAGGCCGggctttgagaaaaaaaaatacacaaaaaAATAAGGCCTGGACCGTTTGAGTTTTAACGAGCCCGTCCCGGGCCCTGATATGTATAGGACCGAAAGCCCGAAAGGCCCAATTCAATATtatccttcatttttttttgttgggattAATACCCTAGTCAATTTGTCATTAGTCAACATTTAGTCATTTACCCTACATCTAAAAAGACGCTTTCTCAGTACCTCGGGTAAAAAGGCCATTGCGTGTCTCCTTGTGGTCCTTCCCAGTACctcctttttaaaaaaaaaaaaaaaaaaaaaaaaaaagacgctTTCTCAGCCCGACCCTTTCTCAGCTTTCCCTTTCCTCAGCGTCAACAAGGAGAATCTGTAGTGCCCTCAACAACGAGCCAGGCTTTCATCTGAGAAACGAGCAATTGGAATTGTGCGATTTTGGCGAGGTCTTGACGAGGACGATTGAGAATCTGCAGTGCCCTCAACAACGAGCCAAGCTCTCATAGTTCTTATATATACTGCTTCAATCGCGCCTCAAGGTACTTATCTCTGGTGAAATTAAGCCTTTCCCATGGTATTCCATGTATGTCTTTTCCAATTTCCCATGGAAGTGTGTGGAAACAAATAGAAAAGTGCGTTGTTGTGTAGGAAGCAAAGCAATCTGAGGATGATGATGTAGAAAAGTGAAAGGAGGGAGAAGAATCTAGAGAGCAAGCATTGGATTGTACCGAATTTCATTAGTGCAATAAACCGAGAAAATCAGAAACATGATGAAATTGGCAACAAAATGAAGTTCAGAAAAACTGAACTTTTGGGCCCAAAGGACCGGCCCTTTCATTTACAATCCGGGCCTTTCCAGTCCCTAAGACTGAGAAGCTTGATTTGAGCCCGGCCCATTTAATTCGGCCTTGGTCCCGGGCCTTGCATATACCATGTTGGGCTCGGCCTGTGCCCAGGCCTGGGCGCTACAATGCTACTGCATGGTGTTTGAAATGGTGGTGGAGTAGTAATCATTGCTATTTAGGAATTGAAAGGAATAAAACAGTAATTTTGTTGCTAATGTACTGTTTTGTTAATGAGCTACATGTTAGAATACAGTTGAGAAGAGAGAATGTGCAAAACAGTGAGGTAGTGAAAGAACATTGGACGATTGAATTGGTCAGGATTTTTATTTAGGAATTGAAGGAAGGAATACTGAATACATTAATTTCTCAGCAACTTCTCAAGTATTTCGTGAATAATTTCCGGGACGTATGAACTTGACTTTCTAGAACTAGGATATTGCCTAAGAGTTGCTAAGAAATTAATGATTTTCTTTGACTTGTTAAACGGAACtgatcatttcaaaaaaaaaaaaaaaaaaagttgactgATTGACTCATGTTTGAATTCCATCTTGCGTAAAATGATGGAATAGAATAGTAGTCTGATCGAAGACCTTGACCTGGATATATttcaagtcttttttttttttcgtcttGGCTGTAAGCAGATGTCTTAAGCATCAGAGTATTGGATtcggcttctctgctagaaTTCATTTTACTAGGATCTGCTTGGATAACACTCTCAGCTCGCCACGTGTTACTGGTTCAATCTAAGGGCTATAATGCTTACAACACAGAAAGCCTGAACTTCACTAACGATCTCCAAATAGTTCTTTAACGTCAGTGTTGAATCGAACAAGATCTCTACCCCTGGACTCCTcgcatctccctctctctcttcgccCAATTTCCTCCTTCCCCTCATCATCTAGTCGTGAACTGAAGCCGAGTCCGATCTCTCGACTCCTCACTTAACTCTCAAGATTTTTCAGATGATGGGGAAGACTCACACCGTGGCTTAGAGAAGAGAAATGGGTTTAGCTTCACATGGGAGAAACCTTGCATTTCAGATTggtaatccaaaatcaaggcTTTTGATTCGGGTCCACTACTGCAGTTATAAATCAGAGAGTAAAAAACAAGAGGATGATGAAACAGTGAGGGAATTCTGTACCATTCTGAAGCGAAGCAGAGAGTGGGAGTCCGTGTTGAGCTCATCAGGGTTTCCCAAGAAGCTAAACCCTTGTGTGGTTCGATCCGTTCTTCAACAACACCACCAGGTTGGTGACCCAGAAAGACTTTTAAGTTTCTTTGATTGGTCTGGTGCCCAATTGGGTGTGCTCCCAAATTTGCATTCTTTTTCGATTATGGCTGTTGTTTTGTGTAATTCCAAGCTTTTTGGGCATGCCCATGGTGTGTTGGAGAGAATGGTTAGGACCCGGAAGCCGGCTTTAGAAGTTTTGGATTGTGTTGTTAGGTGTTTTAGAGAGTTTGAGGGGTCTGATATGGTGGTTTTTGAGATTTTGATTACTGTGTTTACGATGGGGGGTTGGTTTTATGAGGCTGCTGATGTGTTTTTGGGTGTTAGGAGTGTTGGGATTTCGCCGAGATTGGAATGCTGTAATTCTCTGTTGAATGAGTTGTTGAAGGGTAATAGGATGAGGCTGTTCTGGAAAGTGTATGATGGGATGTTAGAGGCTAAGATTGAGCTGGATTTTTACACTTATAGCAATGTGATCAACGCACTTTGTAAGTTTGGGGATGTTAGGCAGGGTAAGAGGCTACTGTTTGAGATGGTAGAGAAGGGCTGTAATCCGAATTTGAGTACCTTCAATGTGGTGATTGATGGATTGTGTAGAAGTAGGGCTGTTCATGAAGCCATTGAGTTGAAAAAATCGATGGTTGAGAAGGGATTGACACCTGATAGGTATACATATTCAATACTAATTGATGGATTGTGCAGACAGAAGAGATCAGAAGAAGCAAAGTTGGTATTGAACGAGATGTATGATATAGGTTTGAATCCTGACCGCACCTTGTACATTGCTTTGATTGATGGATTCTTGAAAGAAAATAACGTGGATAAGGCCCTTAGGATCAAAGAAGAGATGGTCGCTCGAGGAGTTAAGTTGTGCGGTGTCACATATAATGTGATTTTTGCAGGGATCTGTAAAATAGGTAAGATGGAGAAGGCAGAATCTCTTTTGAATGAGATGAATGCTATGGGAATTGAACCTAATACCCAGACATATAACTATTTAATTGATGGGTACTGTCGGGAGCAAAATGTAAACAAGGCTTATGCATTACTTAATGAGATGAAGCAAAGGCTGTAAGTTATGGGGTGAGGAGTCAATTAATAACATCATCTTGTAGTTTCTATGTATGAAAAGGTTGTGCAGGACTCCAATTTGGAGTGAATTAATATGAAAAGTTTCTGTGTATGAAGAAATTCTGCAGAGTATATGAGAATTTCATTTTTTATCTTAACTTGGTGAATGACCAGCCATGTTATTCAAAGTTCTCAAGCTTCTTGAAGTAAAGTAAGTAGCTTTGTCAATTGGTGTACCAAAGAAGCAGGTTTGAAGAACAAAAATTCCAGTTTTAAGTGATTGCCTCCTTGTTAAGCTACTAATGGTCAAATTACACAACAAATTGAGCAGAAAAGTGGCTAACCAAATTACACAACAGAGTGATTACCTCCTTCCACTTTGAAACTCAAAAGTGGCTAACCAAAACTCCCATACATACACAAAAAATTGAgcagaaaactaaaaactgATGGTCAAATTACTCAAGTTCTGCAACtttctgcagaaaactaaaacttgTACAGTTCATTATCAAATAGAGCAGAAAACTGGAAAATCATTGTCCATTAAATAGTTCATTATCAAAGCCTGCAATATCCTTGTTTAATAACAAAGAGCATGATAACTTTGATTGAGGCTTTCTGCCACTAGCTTGGCTAGCCGACACATAACCACCAGGTGTGGCACATTTTGAGCACATAAAGCCAAAAATCACCTCTTCACTATTTCATATGCAACTCCTTTGACAAAAAGAAATAATGATCCTTTAACGTGAATCAATTATGCTTTCTCCCCTGCAACTATAGCCACTGTATTTGGCATATACTAAAGCCACTTGCTGGTTTAGCTAGATCGTCTTCCAATAGTGCTTCAGCCATGAATGCAAAGCAAAGTGTGATATAACAGACTACTGTGAGGGGAAACTCTGAAaatttcttggtagcttcactTCGCGAGTTCATACTCCTCTATGGCACTCACATTCTCGTTTCGTATCTAATTTAGAGACTTCATGTAAGTATGTAA encodes the following:
- the LOC133729775 gene encoding pentatricopeptide repeat-containing protein At5g61990, mitochondrial-like, translating into MGLASHGRNLAFQIGNPKSRLLIRVHYCSYKSESKKQEDDETVREFCTILKRSREWESVLSSSGFPKKLNPCVVRSVLQQHHQVGDPERLLSFFDWSGAQLGVLPNLHSFSIMAVVLCNSKLFGHAHGVLERMVRTRKPALEVLDCVVRCFREFEGSDMVVFEILITVFTMGGWFYEAADVFLGVRSVGISPRLECCNSLLNELLKGNRMRLFWKVYDGMLEAKIELDFYTYSNVINALCKFGDVRQGKRLLFEMVEKGCNPNLSTFNVVIDGLCRSRAVHEAIELKKSMVEKGLTPDRYTYSILIDGLCRQKRSEEAKLVLNEMYDIGLNPDRTLYIALIDGFLKENNVDKALRIKEEMVARGVKLCGVTYNVIFAGICKIGKMEKAESLLNEMNAMGIEPNTQTYNYLIDGYCREQNVNKAYALLNEMKQRL